In Candidatus Sysuiplasma jiujiangense, the genomic window CTCAAACTTGCGCTTTGCGTCGGCATACTTGATGCCTATGTCCACCGAATTGCTTATAAGGGATATGAGAACAGAATATTCATTTTCCATTTTTGAGAGAAGCTCATCGGCGCGGTTCATGCGCTCCGAAAGCTCTTTGGACTCCTCATTTGCAAGTTCGGCCATCCTGACCGCTTCCTCAAATCTTCTTTTCTTTACGAGCTCCCTCACCTCATTCAGCCTCTGGTTTATGCCGGTGAGATCGGCTCCTCTTTTCATCGCCTCTGCAATATACTTCCTGCTGTTGAATAAGACCCTGGCAATGTAGTCATATTTCGCCTTCTCGAATTCTGCTTCGAACGACTTCAGCGAGGAATAGGCTTTTTCAAAATTGCCTTCTGAAAGGAGTCGCTCGATTTCCTTGATCTTCAGAGACGACGACGATGCAACAGCCTCGTTGAGCGTGCTGTTTGAAAGCTCGCTCCGGATGGTTTTTATGTTTGCCTCGAAAGCCTTCCTCAGCCTCTGGTCCACATCCCTCCGCAGGGACAGAAGTAGAGACTCTAACTCACCAAATTTCTGTTCCGGGGGGAGTGCCTGGATTGATGCAAGACGGTCTTTCATCGATGATGTGCCAAGACCGAACAGACGCGATATCTCAATTCTGGCGGATATATCCTTGATCTGCGCATCTGCGTTCTTCCTGAACTGCGAGACTATCGAAACGCCTGCCTCCTCGAGCAGCCGGAACGCATTTTCATAATTCCCGGAACTCATTTCATTCCTGGCGCTGGAAAGCAGGCTATCGACACCTTCAATTGCAAGGCCGTGCGACTTTGCCTCCACTATCGTTCTCTGGACTTTAGAAAATTCATTGGAATACAGTTCGGATAAATTCTTTTCCTCCCTCGACCATACCTCTGTAATTGCTGCGTCCGCACTCTCGTACTCCTTTCTTGCAAGGAGCATGCGCACCTGCTCAATGTTCTCGCCGACCATGCCGATGTTTACCCCCTTCGAGCGGAGGAATTCAAGGATTCTTGCAGTTGAATCTATCCTTGAACTGAATATCTTCTGAAGTTCCTCGTTGAGGCCGTCTATCGCAACGGAGGCGGCAGAGATGCATTCCCTGTACTCCCTTGCGTTGAAACTGACTTCAGCCTTCTTTGAATTCTCCTGGAAGTCCTTTGAGGAAAATCCGATTTTTTCGCAGAGCAGCGCAAGTGAGGACAGCTCCCTCATCTTGGCCTCGGCGTCCTCCTTCTCCTGGGCTATTTCCTTCGCCTTGTCGGCAAGCTGCTTGCCGAGTTTCATGTTGCCGAAATAGTTTCCTGTCAACTGGGCTTCACCGGCGTATATATATCATAATGAGTCAGCACAACAGCTCGGATTTCCGTTCATTCCGTATAAATATAATGACGTAGTTACGCCGCCTGATTTTCAGCCAGCACTGCCTTTCGGGACGCAGGTGCTGGGCTGACTGCCGAAACTGCGTGATCCCGTATGGCTTCCAGGCTTCCTGGAGCGAGACATGTTCCGTCGCCGCAGAGGCTGCTGACATGTGGAAAAGATTATTCAACCGAAGCGTGATACCGGAGCCTATGGGATTGGATGCACTTGGATTGAGGATGCCTACGGGCGTGTCTGATTTTGACTCCATAATAGACGGCGGACTTCCTGCCGGTTCCGTTGTTCTTCTGCTTGGAGACGTAGGAAGCGGTTTCGTTGAATTTGCATACACATCCGCCGCCAAAATTTCGCTGGCAATGGAGAGACCTGCATCGATGAGCTATCTTATGGGTGACAGAGCTGCCGCTGGCAGGCTGCCGGAAAACATTCATTACGTCACTTTCTTCAAACCCAGGGAGGAAATACTTCAGGAAATATTGTTTTCATTCAACGAGGAGTTCCACGGGGCATTTGAAAAGAACGTGAAATTCACTGACTTCTCTGAGTATTATTTTGAGAAGTCAGTGGTGCCTGCATCGTGGGTGGACAGGCAGGGAGGCCTGCTGAGAAAAGGCTCTTCCTCGCTCATAAACTCGATTGTCGATTTTCTTGACAGGCAGGCGCAGGGCAGCTTCATAATCATTGATTCACTGACAGATCTTCTCCTGAGCGAAAGCATAGAACTGATGGATATTGTCGCGATGCTCCGCGGGATACAGCGCATGTCAAAAAAATGGAAAGGCGTCATCTACCTCCTGCTGACTGAGGGCATACTTGAGAAGAGGAAGGAGCAGATGATAATAGACAGCGTTGACGGCGTGTTTGTCTTCGAATGGAGCAAGAATACCAGCAGCAGCAAGAGGCAGCGATACATCTACATATCGAAGTTTGTGAGCCTGATGCCGCATCTCGACGAGCAGAGAGTGGCCAGATTTGCAACAACTCTGACATCCCAGAGCGGCCTCGTGGTAATAGATACGGAGAGGATATGATGGCCTCCGTACAGCCCACAGGGATAGAGGGACTGGATGACATGCTGGGAGGGGGCATACCTGGAGGTGCCATTGTTGTCATACTGGGGTCATTCGGCACGGGCAAGACGACAATGAGCATCCAGTATCTTCTGAAGGGACTGAGTTCGGGCGAAAAATGCATTTACATTTCTCTTGAGGAGGACGAGAAATCAATTGTAAAGAACGCTCTGACCTATGGATGGAGACTCGGCGATTACACCGGTAACGGAATGCTCTCGATAATCAAGCTTGAGCCGTCAGATGCCAAAACAACGCTTGAACGAGTGAAGAGCGAATTTCCCCGGTTCATCCGTGAATTCGGCGCAAGCAGGGTCGTAATAGACTCGATCTCGCTGCTGACCATGCTTTACGAGAGCGAATCGGAGAAGAGAACAGGCCTTTTCAACCTGTGCGACCTGATAAGGCAGTCCGGTGCAGGCGCTCTTCTGACTTCGGAAGTAAATGAAAACCACCCCTCTTCCTCCAGAGACGGAATGGTGGAATATACGGCGGACGGCGTAATACTTCTCCAGAGCACGGAGTCGAAGGACGCTTCTGAGCAACAGCTTACGCTCAGGGTCGTAAAAATGAGGGGTGTGGCCCATTCGAGGAGGATAAAGCCTTACAGCATTACGAGAGAAGGGATAGTTGTTCATTCCGGATCGGAGATATTCTGAAGTAAGCGTTTCCAACCGGACATTTCACTGAAAAGCGCGGTGACCAGTCAACTCTATATCGGTGAAATAATTAGTTCCCCGTGATGGAGAATAAAATCCCGCCCGGACAGTTCTGGGGAAGGAAATTTGTAATCTACACGATAAACGGCGTTCCGCAGGTCGATCTGCAGAACTACAGGTTTGAACTGTTCGGAAGCGTTGACAGGCCCATTGCCATGGGCCTCGACGAGATTAGAGCCGTCTCGGACACAAAAATCACCAGGGACTTCCATTGCGTTACAAAATGGAGCATAAAGGACTGTGAATGGAAGGGCGTTCCTTTTTCTGAACTCAGTTCCAGGGCAGGTATCCGCTCGGAGGCAAACTTCGCGTATGCCTACTGCCTTGACGGCTATACGACTGTCATACCTGTCGAAAACATGCGTGACGCATTGCTTGCCATCGGACTGAACGGAGAGGACATTTCGCCCAAACAGGGTGCGCCGGTAAGGCTGGTGGTGCCGTCGCTGTACGGATGGAAAAGCGCAAAATGGGTCCATGCAATTGAACTGCTGAAGGATTACAGGGACGGTTACTGGGAGGAGCGGGGATACCATGAGAGAGGAGATTTCATGCTTGAGGAACGTTACAAGGATCCTGCAGCCAGATTTATCCACAAGAAGGTAGCCTGATTTTACTCTGTTCCTCCTTTCCTCCGTGTTGAATCAGGCAGGCAACATCCAGACGGAACGGTTCAGGCTGCATGATGCAGGCGGCTGCGAATACAGGAACGAAACTATATCTTTTTATCCGGTCTGCAATACAAGCCTCATGAATTCTCTGACATTTAATGAGGACAGGGAGTATTCAGTTGCGGCCATGGGCGAGCCAATGGCTGAATTCTCGTTCTACGGCGGCAGCAGATACGCTCTGAGTTTCAGCGGAGATTCCATCAATCTGACCACCTCCATTGCAAGACTCGGCCTTAAGCCGGCAGTGATATCCGCTGTCGGAGATGACCACTTCGGAAAGGCGCTCCTGGCCAATGCCACAGGAGAGGGGATCTTCTGCGGGGGCATTACAGTGGAAACGGGCGGCTTTACGGGCATATATTTCATTGACGTCGGAAAGGAGGGGGAGCACGAGTTCACTTATTTCAGGCGTGGAAGTGCGGCATCAAAAATCAGGCTGTTGCCTGAACAGGAGGAGGTCATACGCAGTTCATCGGTCTTCCATTTCAGCGGCATCACGCAGGCGATAAGCAGGCAGTCTTACGAGGAGACGCTGAAGGCAGTGGCAATTGCCGGCAGATCCGGATGTCTCGTTTCGTATGATCTGAATTTCAGACAGAAACTGTGGAGCAGCAAAGAAGCCAGAAATGGTCTGTCGCAAATAAAGGAGTACGTGGATATCATATTTGTCAGCTCCGAGGATCATGAAATGCTGTTTGGAAAGGCCGGAGCCGATGAGGCGCTGGAGCATTACAGAGATCTCGGAGTGGAAAATATAGTCTACAAGGCAGGGAAAAACGGTTCATACGGATGGTTCAGCGGAAAGAGAGTCCGCCAGAAAATTTACAGGGTGAAGCCCGTGGACACAACAGGTGCGGGTGACGCATTTGACGCCGGCTTCCTTGCTGCGATAATAATGGGCAGGAGTTTCGGGGAAGCTATGAAAATGGGCGCTGTAAATTCGGCATTGAAATGCACCAGGAAAGGAGGAACAAGGGGACTTCCGCGGTATGCTGCAGTTTCAAGGATACTGAAAGGCAGCCTGCAGGCAAGCGCAAATGCCCGCAGCAGTAGAACGAAGTAAAAATGCGGCCCGGAGGAGACCAGGCCGCATGGGATGGGTTAATATTCAGACAAAGAGCGGTTCGCAGCCGTAAAGCCTGTAGACAGATATCCAGCTGCAATCATCGCCCTCTTCGGCTTCTTCAGCCTGTTCGAAGGAAATCTTATCGGTCATAACATGGCATTCTACCTGCTCTCGGTATTTAAACGGCACAGGGGGGAGGTCGCCGAAAGCGCCCACTCGGCTGCAGCAAAGCGGAGCAGAAACGGTTGTCACTGCCAAGGCTGGCATGCCGCTGATGCGCTGCTTCAGAATGCCTGCATGGCGCAGGGCAGACACAGGAAACGCAAATCCTGCCGAAGTGATGGTGGACTGCGGTTTGCTGGACAAGGACTGCATTTCTGAAGCTGATTAGATCATTCAATGGAAATGTTTTAATCATACCCAATTTAATGGAGAAACGTGGCGAAGAAAAAAAAACTGGAAGAGGAGGAGTTCAAATTTGTTCCTCCTGAATTTGACGAAAGGGAATATATTGAAAAGGATCTCAGGGACAGCAAACTGCTCATCATCACCACGATGTTCGGACTCGTGGCCGGCATTGCAGCGGCCGCTTCAAGCATCTTCCTGAACAGTGCGCTGCTCGGTTTCATACTGATAATTGTCGTTCTTGTCGTTGTTTTCAGGTTTCTCTATCCGCTCATGAAGGTCGAGGTGGATAAATTCAAGAGAACCGACTTCATTTACAAGGGAGGTACCATCATCGTCACAGCGCTTGCCATCTGGATCCTGCTTGTCAATCCGCCATTCTATGTGATGAGCCCGCCTGCGATAAAAAACGTGTCTCTGTCTGAACAGACTTCTGCAGGGTGGATCAGCTACCCGCTCAACAGTTCAGGCGTGATACCCGCGGGAACAATCAACATTTCCGCGCGGGTGCTTCACCAGGGGCAGGTTTCGGTCTGGATTTATCTGACCTCCGGCAACGGCACACGGAAGTACGCTATGAGCGAATCGGCACATTCTGAATATCAGTACATAGAGCACTTCGGTTCAGGAAGCTACAGTTTCATAATAAAGGCGGAACTGCCCAATGGAACATACACCGAAAGCCAGAGTTATCCGATAACAATCTCATGACCGCTCCCACGGAAACGAGTGAAACAGCAGCCTCGAAAGCGCCTCCCTGTTTTCCGGACTGATCACATCATCGCCTGCGTAGATCTCCATCCGCTGGATGAGTTTGTCAAGATCAGCCCCGAAACCGACTGATTTTGCCTTCTGTCTCAGCAGCATTTCAGGCGTTCTGAATTCCTTCCCCGTCTCGGAATGAAGGCGTCCCTCGGCGACGAATATGTCCCCTCCTCCGGATTTGTGTTTCGCAATGAAATTTTGCGCATTGGGAGACCAGCCGAACGGACCGGCTCTGACCCATTTTGAGGGGTGTTGCCTGTGAACCGTTTCGAACAGCAGCTTGATATCGGCGCCGGCATAGCCGAGCGTTCTGTTGACATCGAACCCATGGCTGTTGAGAAGCACGGAGACATTTTTAACTGCCTTGTTAAGCTGCGGATACAGATTGTCTTCCATGATATCCGGCCTGGGCAGTTTGATCATCAGTATACCATGTCCTGAGCGTTCCAGTTCATCCCTGATCTTCGAAAGGGGTGCAAGATGCTCCTGAGGCGGGAAAAAGAAATTCAGGCCCGGTTTATTCAGGTAACTTCTCGATGCAAGCACTGAAAGGGCAAATGAATCTTTTTCCAGCGCGGCCGCAACGTTCCTCTCCCGGTCCACCGGATCCGGAACGATGAGACATGAATCGGCATCCCTGAGTCTGTCGCCCAGTGATGCTCCAGGAGGGATTATGACAGTCCCGTAATCCCAGGCAGAGGCAGCCTCGACGACCGAACGGAAATCGCGATACGCCAGCACCAGAAGTTCGCAGAGATATCCGGAAAAACCATGTGTTTTTGCTTCCGCACCGTAAACCCCGGTTCCCTTGAAGAACTGTTTCAGCAGCCTCACATGGTCCCTCTGGCTTTCGGACATGGTCCTGTTGATGAACTCCGTATGGAAGGGGGTCCTGTCGACGGCTGACATCCTGGCTGAGCTGTCGCGGATTGAATAGCATGGGACAAGGTCGATGGCAACGTTGTTGCTTTTGCCCCTGACATATGGATGCTCTGCGTATTTCAGAAACGGCTCATCCAGTATTGCCATCCCCATGGCTATGCCGTATTTTTCCAGTTCCTTTCTTGTAACATTATCGGGAAATTTCACAAATACGTCCACATCCGGATTCCTGAGGAAGGTATTCTTTGAAACAGAACCGACAAGCGTCGGTTCCACCCTGATTCCAGGAGGGAAGTTACTTGAGGCATAGTCGGCGGCCTTGGCAATTACGTTCCGGACTGCTTCGCTGATGCGCCGGATCTCCGCTGCGTCCGGCTTTATTCTTGAAAGTACGTTCTCCTCCAGATCTGGATGCATATGGAAGGGAATAGGTGGCTGGTTCAATAATCCTTCCACCAGACAGGCGGAAGCGCAGCATGCGTAGTACCAGCCCCAGAAACCAATGTGGTGGGGATAAAACATTTGCTTAGGAGGAAAGTTGAGCCATCAGTCTCCGGGAACTGGCACGGATCATAATTTATCATATCATCATATATGAAAATTCCTATTCTGTTAAAGAGTTGACAATGCACTGAATTCCGTTCATCATAAATTACGCAAAACTATTACTAAAAATAGAAGACAATGTCAGCTTCTCTGCAGGGGGAACGGCACAGTCGTGGAATGAGCATTGCGCGATTGCCGGAAAAGCAGTAAAATGCGCAAAATTACAATTAGGTCGTGGGTGTTGCCCGAAGAAGGTGACAGGATGAAAACGGCAGCCAGGCTTGTTATTCTGACAGCCGCGGTCGCGGTGCTTGCCGCTTCAGCCCTGTTGAGCAGCGGAGGGGAAGCCATATCATTCTACGCCATCCCCTATGATGCTTTCCGCAGCCTTATCAGGATGACCGCGGCGTACATAATCTCAATCCTATTCTCGCTTGTATATGCATACGCAATGTACGCGAGCAGGCGGGCCGAGAGGATCATGCACCCGATCCTCGACGTCCTGCAGTCCGTGCCCATACTCGGATTTTTTCCTGTTGCGCTTTACTTCTTTGTTGAGATCGTCAGCGGCAACGAGATTGGATGGGAGTTCGCCTCCATATTTCTCATTTTCACAAGCATGGTATGGAACATCACATTCGGCATGTACGATTCACTGATAAGCATCCCGAGGGAACTCAACGACGCAGCTAAAATCTACGGTCTGACAGGATGGAGAAGATTTGGTGCCCTGTTCTTCCCGTCGATGATTCCGAAGCTTGTTTACAACAGCATGGTATCCTGGGCAGGTGGCTGGTATTTCCTGATACCGGCCGAGTACATAACGACCTCGATATCCGCTTCGGGCGGGGGAGCTGTCCTGCCCGGTCTGGGCTCCATTCTCTATCTGTCCGCGCTGAAGGGGGAGGTCGGTCTGATGGCGGCAACATTTGCAGTCCTCGTCATAATAATCGTCGCGATGGATTTGCTCATATGGAGACCGCTCAGCGCATGGTCTGAGAAATACAAGTACGAATACACGGTGACTGACGGGGAGGGAACAGTGTACACCAGATTCCCTATGAGGCAGTACTACGCATGGTTTCCCCTTGTCCCCGGTTCGAGCAGGCTGATCTCAAAAACAGTGGGAAGGGCCGCAGATGCGTTCAATAATGCCGGACACAGGGTTGCGCACTTCTTTGGAAGAACGGCTAAATACTGGAAATTTGCAATGCTGTCCGCCGTGGCGGTGTTTTTCGCGCTTTTTATATTCGCCGCGTTCGGGGCGCTTGAGACCGTCTATGCGCTGATCACCGGACCGGGAAAGGAGTATGCGGCAATAATGCCGGAGGCGCTCGGGCTTTCACTGCTGAGGCTGGTGGCCGCATATTTCATTTCACTTGCGATTGCCATACCGCTGGCTGTTGCAGCAACCGGAAAGGGAAGGGGAAAACACCTGATGATGGCTGCCGAAATAGTCGCGTCTGTACCTGCAACGGCGATTTTTCCGATCATTGTTTTCCTTCTGATCGACATTACGCACGGACTCAATATACCGTCCATCCTCCTCCTTGTCACCGGCATGGTATGGTACATTTTTTTCAACGTTTCTGCAGGCCTGAAGAGCATACCTTCCGAGATAATAGAGGCCGCAAGGAACTACGGTGTCAGAGGCAGGCTGTACGTCAGGAGAATCATGCTTCCGGCGATTTTTCCTTCGCTTGTCACGGGAAGCATTACAGCTTTTGGGGGCGGATGGAATGCTCTGATTGTTTCGGAATACGTGCCATCGATCACGCCCGGCGCCAGCCCCTACTATGTGCTGGGAATAGGATATCTCATAGACAAGGCGACCTATACTGTTCCTGAAAACACCGGCCTTCTTGTCTTCTCCCTGATAGTAATGATTTGCGTTGTTATCGCAATAAACAGGCTTTTCTGGAGAAGGATGCAGAGACTCGCTGAAAAGAAGTACAAAATGGAGGGAATCAGCTGACCTTTCCTGCTTCGGTGCGGGACTGTTCGATAGTGTCTGTTTTATATCAGGGACGCATCTCTGAGCGAAGATTTCTGCCTAAACAGAGGGAATGGCTATGACTCTTCTTCAGGTCGACAACGTTTCGAAGAGACTCGTAGTCAAGGGCAACCCGTTTGTGATACTCGACAGCATATCGTTCGACATAAAGGAAAGGGATTTCATATGCATCGTCGGTCCGTCAGGATCCGGCAAGAGCACTCTCCTCAGAATCATATCCGGGCTTGAACGGCCCACTTCGGGAGAAGTGAAATTTGCCAGCGAGGGGAGGAGCCTGGTTGTTTCCATGGTCTTCCA contains:
- a CDS encoding recombinase RecA; protein product: MGLDALGLRMPTGVSDFDSIIDGGLPAGSVVLLLGDVGSGFVEFAYTSAAKISLAMERPASMSYLMGDRAAAGRLPENIHYVTFFKPREEILQEILFSFNEEFHGAFEKNVKFTDFSEYYFEKSVVPASWVDRQGGLLRKGSSSLINSIVDFLDRQAQGSFIIIDSLTDLLLSESIELMDIVAMLRGIQRMSKKWKGVIYLLLTEGILEKRKEQMIIDSVDGVFVFEWSKNTSSSKRQRYIYISKFVSLMPHLDEQRVARFATTLTSQSGLVVIDTERI
- a CDS encoding KaiC domain-containing protein; this encodes MASVQPTGIEGLDDMLGGGIPGGAIVVILGSFGTGKTTMSIQYLLKGLSSGEKCIYISLEEDEKSIVKNALTYGWRLGDYTGNGMLSIIKLEPSDAKTTLERVKSEFPRFIREFGASRVVIDSISLLTMLYESESEKRTGLFNLCDLIRQSGAGALLTSEVNENHPSSSRDGMVEYTADGVILLQSTESKDASEQQLTLRVVKMRGVAHSRRIKPYSITREGIVVHSGSEIF
- a CDS encoding molybdopterin-dependent oxidoreductase, whose amino-acid sequence is MENKIPPGQFWGRKFVIYTINGVPQVDLQNYRFELFGSVDRPIAMGLDEIRAVSDTKITRDFHCVTKWSIKDCEWKGVPFSELSSRAGIRSEANFAYAYCLDGYTTVIPVENMRDALLAIGLNGEDISPKQGAPVRLVVPSLYGWKSAKWVHAIELLKDYRDGYWEERGYHERGDFMLEERYKDPAARFIHKKVA
- a CDS encoding sugar kinase, translating into MNSLTFNEDREYSVAAMGEPMAEFSFYGGSRYALSFSGDSINLTTSIARLGLKPAVISAVGDDHFGKALLANATGEGIFCGGITVETGGFTGIYFIDVGKEGEHEFTYFRRGSAASKIRLLPEQEEVIRSSSVFHFSGITQAISRQSYEETLKAVAIAGRSGCLVSYDLNFRQKLWSSKEARNGLSQIKEYVDIIFVSSEDHEMLFGKAGADEALEHYRDLGVENIVYKAGKNGSYGWFSGKRVRQKIYRVKPVDTTGAGDAFDAGFLAAIIMGRSFGEAMKMGAVNSALKCTRKGGTRGLPRYAAVSRILKGSLQASANARSSRTK
- the cca gene encoding CCA tRNA nucleotidyltransferase produces the protein MHPDLEENVLSRIKPDAAEIRRISEAVRNVIAKAADYASSNFPPGIRVEPTLVGSVSKNTFLRNPDVDVFVKFPDNVTRKELEKYGIAMGMAILDEPFLKYAEHPYVRGKSNNVAIDLVPCYSIRDSSARMSAVDRTPFHTEFINRTMSESQRDHVRLLKQFFKGTGVYGAEAKTHGFSGYLCELLVLAYRDFRSVVEAASAWDYGTVIIPPGASLGDRLRDADSCLIVPDPVDRERNVAAALEKDSFALSVLASRSYLNKPGLNFFFPPQEHLAPLSKIRDELERSGHGILMIKLPRPDIMEDNLYPQLNKAVKNVSVLLNSHGFDVNRTLGYAGADIKLLFETVHRQHPSKWVRAGPFGWSPNAQNFIAKHKSGGGDIFVAEGRLHSETGKEFRTPEMLLRQKAKSVGFGADLDKLIQRMEIYAGDDVISPENREALSRLLFHSFPWERS
- a CDS encoding ABC transporter permease subunit, with protein sequence MKTAARLVILTAAVAVLAASALLSSGGEAISFYAIPYDAFRSLIRMTAAYIISILFSLVYAYAMYASRRAERIMHPILDVLQSVPILGFFPVALYFFVEIVSGNEIGWEFASIFLIFTSMVWNITFGMYDSLISIPRELNDAAKIYGLTGWRRFGALFFPSMIPKLVYNSMVSWAGGWYFLIPAEYITTSISASGGGAVLPGLGSILYLSALKGEVGLMAATFAVLVIIIVAMDLLIWRPLSAWSEKYKYEYTVTDGEGTVYTRFPMRQYYAWFPLVPGSSRLISKTVGRAADAFNNAGHRVAHFFGRTAKYWKFAMLSAVAVFFALFIFAAFGALETVYALITGPGKEYAAIMPEALGLSLLRLVAAYFISLAIAIPLAVAATGKGRGKHLMMAAEIVASVPATAIFPIIVFLLIDITHGLNIPSILLLVTGMVWYIFFNVSAGLKSIPSEIIEAARNYGVRGRLYVRRIMLPAIFPSLVTGSITAFGGGWNALIVSEYVPSITPGASPYYVLGIGYLIDKATYTVPENTGLLVFSLIVMICVVIAINRLFWRRMQRLAEKKYKMEGIS